The Pseudooceanicola aestuarii genomic sequence CACGCCGAAAACAAATTCCCGGATCGTCCGCCCGCGGGAGATCCGCGCCACGAATAGCCCGATGAAAGGCGACCAGGTCACCGTCCAGGCCCAGTAGAAGACTGTCCAGCTGCCCTGCCAGCCCCAGCCATCGGTGGTCGGGTTCTCGTTCGCCAGCATATCGTTCCAGAAGGCCAGGCGGGGCAGATTCTCGAAATAGAGGCCGAAGGTCTCCACCATGCCGCGTAGCAGAAACAGGGTGGAGCCGGTGCACAGCACGAAGATCATCAGCCCCACGGCCATGCCGATATTGAGGTTCGACAGCAGCTTTACCCCCTTGTCCAGGCCCGCCACGATGGAGCCTACGGCCACCATGGTCAGCATCGCCAGGATCAGGACTTTCAGCATGGTGCCGTCCTGCCAGCCGAACAGCGCCGACAGCCCGGCGGCGATCTGCGAGGATCCCAGCCCCAGCGACACGGCGACGCCGAACAGAGTGCCCAGGATGGAGGCGATGTCGATGGCCTTGCCTACGGGGCCGTGGATCCGCTCCTTCAGCAGCGGATAGAAGACAGAGCTGACCCGCACCGGCAGGTCATAGCGGTTGATGAAATAGGCAAATGCCAGGCCCGGAAGGGTAAAGATCGTCCAGGTGTGCAGCCCGAGGTGGTAGATCGCGATGGATATCGCGTCCCGGGCGGCCTCCTCCGAATGGGGTTCGACACCGGGCATTGGCGGGGACTGGAAATGGCTGATCGGTTCGGCCACGCCCCAGAACATCAAGACGGTCCCGATCCCGCCGGCAAAGAGCATCGTGAACCAGGACAGGTTGGAATATTGCGGCCGCGATCCGCGCGGGCCCAGGCGGATGTGGCCATGGCGGGAGACGGCCGCCCAGACCAGGAAGCCCAACCAGATGTTGACCCCCAGGATGAAGAACCAGCCCAGGTTGGTGACGATCCAGCTGCGCCCGGCGGCAAAGGCGTCGCCGATCGGGTTCGGGGCGATCACCAGCATCAGGACAAAGGCGGCAGTCAGCCCCGCCGAGACGAAAAAGATGGTTGGATCGGTCTTCAGACCCAGGCGGCGGGCTAGATTTTCCACGCAATTCCCCTTGTTGGTGCCCCGCGTGTCAGGCGGGGTGACAGGTTCGGTAACGCAACCCCAACGGCGCCGCCCCGGCGCCGGTTCCCGATCCCGTGATCAGGGCGTGAGCGGGGCGGTCCCTTGGCACCCGCCGGCCGATCCGGTAGCGTCCGGCGACACCCCGTCGGGGGCAACATCATCGGAGACCCGCCATGGATATGAACGACAGTCGCGTCATCAAGGCAAAACGGCCCATCGTCTTTGCTGCGCTGCTTTCGCCCGAGGTTCTGAAAGATTGCGTACCCGGCGCGCAGGAGGTCACCGGCACGCCGGAGG encodes the following:
- a CDS encoding BCCT family transporter, with the translated sequence MENLARRLGLKTDPTIFFVSAGLTAAFVLMLVIAPNPIGDAFAAGRSWIVTNLGWFFILGVNIWLGFLVWAAVSRHGHIRLGPRGSRPQYSNLSWFTMLFAGGIGTVLMFWGVAEPISHFQSPPMPGVEPHSEEAARDAISIAIYHLGLHTWTIFTLPGLAFAYFINRYDLPVRVSSVFYPLLKERIHGPVGKAIDIASILGTLFGVAVSLGLGSSQIAAGLSALFGWQDGTMLKVLILAMLTMVAVGSIVAGLDKGVKLLSNLNIGMAVGLMIFVLCTGSTLFLLRGMVETFGLYFENLPRLAFWNDMLANENPTTDGWGWQGSWTVFYWAWTVTWSPFIGLFVARISRGRTIREFVFGVLLAPSLFTLVWFSIFGWQAMEFDGIGAAARAAMGDQAGEISRAVAESVPLAMFAFFEHFPMTGFVQGFAVVIVAIFFATSSDSASLVVDMLCTGHARPGPVHQRVFWGAAEGVVAAMLIVLAGDAGLTALQQVITVVGLPIFILVSMMIPSLIRGFALEEIDHVTIGKRPQLEEF